One region of Armatimonadota bacterium genomic DNA includes:
- a CDS encoding ABC transporter ATP-binding protein — translation MKGIAVRLEGLTKHFGKVVALQALDLDVRAGEMVAFLGPSGCGKTTTLLMIAGIYRPTAGAIYFGDRRVDHLHPRDRDVGMVFQSYALYPHLTIFENIAFPLRLKGMRGEAVAARVRQSAELLGIAHILERRPAQVSGGQQQRAALARALVKEPQVLLLDEPLSNLDAQIRLQARGEIRRLQLDLGVTSVLVTHDQAEALAMADRVAVFSMGELQQFASPHDLYTRPANTFVAGFVGHPPMNLISGAFAGGVFVHNDLRIPVAFPAPAGEGTLGVRPEDLRPGSGPIRGRVVVVESLGRQVLVTLEAGGATLKVLTDLRPAVGATMDLAVDPARCHLFDARGRRIEGRA, via the coding sequence ATGAAGGGAATCGCCGTCCGGCTGGAAGGGCTGACCAAGCACTTCGGCAAGGTCGTCGCGCTGCAGGCGCTGGACCTGGACGTCCGCGCCGGCGAGATGGTGGCCTTTCTCGGTCCCTCGGGATGCGGTAAGACCACGACCCTCCTCATGATCGCCGGGATCTACCGTCCCACCGCCGGGGCCATCTACTTCGGCGACCGCCGCGTGGACCATCTGCACCCCCGCGACCGGGATGTGGGAATGGTCTTTCAGTCCTACGCGCTGTACCCGCATCTGACGATCTTCGAGAACATTGCCTTTCCCCTGCGCCTGAAAGGGATGCGGGGGGAGGCGGTCGCCGCCCGGGTCCGGCAGTCCGCAGAGCTGTTGGGAATCGCCCACATCCTGGAGCGCCGGCCGGCTCAAGTGAGCGGGGGCCAGCAGCAGCGCGCCGCCCTGGCCCGGGCCCTGGTCAAGGAGCCGCAGGTCTTGTTGCTGGACGAACCGCTGAGTAATCTTGACGCTCAGATCCGTCTCCAGGCTCGCGGCGAGATCCGCCGTCTGCAGCTGGACCTGGGGGTGACCAGCGTGCTCGTCACCCACGACCAGGCCGAGGCGCTGGCGATGGCCGACCGCGTCGCGGTCTTCTCGATGGGCGAGCTGCAGCAGTTCGCCTCGCCCCACGACCTGTACACCCGCCCGGCCAACACCTTCGTCGCCGGTTTTGTCGGCCATCCGCCGATGAACCTGATTTCGGGGGCGTTCGCCGGAGGGGTGTTCGTCCACAATGACCTGAGGATTCCCGTGGCGTTCCCCGCGCCGGCGGGGGAGGGCACGCTCGGCGTGCGCCCCGAGGATCTTCGGCCGGGCAGCGGTCCCATTCGCGGCCGGGTCGTTGTCGTGGAGTCGCTCGGCCGTCAGGTCCTGGTCACGCTGGAGGCCGGAGGCGCGACGCTCAAGGTGCTCACCGACCTGCGCCCGGCCGTGGGCGCCACGATGGACCTTGCCGTCGATCCGGCGCGGTGCCACCTCTTCGACGCCCGCGGCCGGCGGATCGAGGGCCGGGCGTGA
- a CDS encoding glycerophosphodiester phosphodiesterase family protein, with protein sequence MTALPGALVVDGRRVLLKYHALRSGRGAHPPNSLSALGELLDGGAEVIEFDVTAIQGGEYLLIHDETLERETTGTGPVRPLTPGQAKRLTLRGWDEPPALLSEVADVLASWRRPVKVQVDLKDQYPLTAEEARGFLRAIAPLRANAHLSVVVGCLADWNLRLLHRLDPALAVGLDFAFYLDAPVPEFPRLPVRENVFGYLDDHPLGFRRGLSPGDYLRDRLESLCRLVPGAVEVYLRVEFIEQALRDGVNPVAVVRGALGDVVVDGWTLNADHPQAASLLRMLLSSGVDQVTTDTAVQLAELHGGRGPA encoded by the coding sequence GTGACGGCGCTGCCGGGGGCGCTGGTCGTGGACGGCCGGCGGGTGCTGCTGAAGTACCACGCCCTGCGGTCGGGCCGGGGCGCCCACCCGCCGAACAGCCTGTCCGCGCTGGGCGAGCTCCTGGACGGCGGCGCGGAGGTCATCGAGTTCGACGTCACCGCGATCCAGGGCGGCGAGTATCTGCTCATCCACGACGAGACGCTGGAGCGGGAGACGACGGGGACGGGCCCCGTTCGCCCGCTGACGCCGGGGCAGGCCAAACGGCTCACGTTGCGGGGATGGGACGAGCCGCCGGCGCTGCTGTCCGAGGTCGCCGACGTGCTGGCTTCCTGGCGGCGACCTGTGAAGGTACAGGTGGACCTCAAAGATCAGTATCCGCTCACCGCCGAGGAGGCCCGCGGCTTCCTCCGGGCCATCGCCCCGCTGCGGGCGAACGCGCACCTCTCGGTGGTGGTGGGCTGTCTCGCCGACTGGAACCTGCGGCTGCTGCACCGTCTGGATCCGGCGCTGGCCGTGGGACTGGACTTTGCCTTCTACCTCGACGCGCCCGTTCCGGAATTCCCGCGCCTGCCGGTCCGGGAGAACGTCTTCGGCTACCTCGACGACCACCCGCTGGGCTTCCGCCGCGGGCTGTCTCCGGGCGACTACCTGCGGGACCGCCTGGAGAGTCTGTGCCGCCTCGTTCCCGGCGCCGTGGAAGTCTACCTGCGGGTGGAGTTCATCGAGCAGGCGTTGCGGGACGGCGTCAATCCCGTCGCCGTGGTGCGGGGCGCGCTGGGGGACGTCGTGGTGGACGGGTGGACGCTGAACGCCGACCACCCGCAGGCGGCGTCGCTGCTGCGGATGCTGCTGTCCAGCGGCGTCGATCAGGTGACGACCGACACCGCCGTCCAGCTGGCGGAACTGCACGGCGGGAGAGGGCCGGCATGA
- a CDS encoding glycerophosphodiester phosphodiesterase family protein, with protein MKEAAAAPGRSWLDAARCLVIAHRGASAEAPENTQAAFRLAIDRGADGIELDVRASGDGHLVVIHDATVDRVTGAEGEIAALTLAALRRLDAGAGQRIPTLAEVLDLARGRLLVDIELKITGVEPQVLALVREFGMERDVLITSFHEEAVAAVRRLASDVATGLLQQRPAPGRAVALGTPVYLPPIGALSDGLMAECRRLGLRVIPWTIRREEEAKTALRLGVAGMIADDPRLVRSVLAQAQA; from the coding sequence ATGAAGGAAGCTGCGGCTGCTCCGGGGCGGAGCTGGCTCGATGCCGCCCGCTGCCTGGTCATCGCCCACCGGGGAGCCTCGGCCGAGGCGCCGGAGAACACGCAGGCCGCCTTCCGGCTGGCCATCGACCGGGGGGCCGACGGCATCGAGCTGGACGTGCGGGCCAGCGGCGACGGCCACCTCGTCGTGATCCACGACGCCACCGTGGACCGGGTGACCGGAGCGGAGGGCGAGATCGCCGCACTGACGCTCGCGGCGCTCCGCCGCCTCGACGCCGGCGCCGGCCAGCGCATCCCGACCCTGGCCGAGGTGCTGGATCTGGCGCGGGGGCGGCTGCTCGTGGACATCGAATTGAAGATCACCGGGGTGGAGCCGCAGGTGCTGGCCCTGGTCCGTGAATTCGGCATGGAGCGGGACGTCTTGATCACCTCGTTTCACGAAGAGGCGGTGGCCGCCGTCCGGCGCCTGGCTTCGGACGTGGCCACGGGGTTGCTGCAGCAGCGGCCGGCCCCCGGCCGGGCGGTCGCGCTCGGGACGCCGGTCTATCTCCCCCCCATCGGCGCGCTGTCCGACGGGCTCATGGCCGAGTGCCGGCGGCTGGGGCTGCGCGTGATCCCCTGGACGATCCGGCGGGAGGAGGAAGCGAAGACCGCGTTACGCCTCGGCGTGGCCGGGATGATCGCGGATGATCCGCGCCTGGTCCGGTCGGTGCTGGCCCAGGCGCAGGCGTAG
- a CDS encoding 2-hydroxy-3-oxopropionate reductase — protein MEKPVIGFIGLGIMGKPMSRNLIKAGYRLVVHDRVEAAVREIAALGAQAPGSSRKVAEASEVVITMLPDSPDVQEVVLGKEGILDALRPGMTYIDMSTISPIVTREIAPLVEARGAQMLDAPVSGGEKGAIEATLSIMVGGPKEVFDRMLPIFQVMGKNIVHVGDHGAGQMTKAANQIVVALTIQAVAEALTLAAKAGVDPAKVRAALLGGFAQSRILELHGQRMLDRNFQPGFRIRLHQKDLNIALSTGKALGVPLPATAIVQEAFTALRGMDRGELDHSALVTLIEDLARVQVKPQEGPAPQR, from the coding sequence GTGGAGAAACCGGTCATCGGATTCATCGGGTTGGGGATCATGGGCAAACCCATGTCCCGGAACCTCATCAAGGCGGGCTACCGGCTGGTGGTGCACGACCGCGTCGAAGCCGCGGTGCGGGAGATCGCCGCGCTCGGCGCCCAGGCCCCCGGATCCTCGAGGAAGGTGGCGGAGGCCAGCGAGGTCGTGATCACCATGCTGCCCGATTCCCCCGACGTGCAGGAGGTCGTGCTGGGGAAGGAGGGCATCCTGGACGCGCTGCGGCCGGGGATGACCTACATCGACATGAGCACGATCTCCCCCATCGTCACCCGCGAGATCGCGCCGCTGGTGGAGGCCCGGGGGGCCCAGATGCTGGACGCGCCGGTGAGCGGCGGCGAGAAGGGGGCGATCGAGGCCACCCTGTCCATCATGGTCGGCGGGCCCAAGGAGGTCTTCGACCGGATGCTGCCCATCTTCCAGGTGATGGGCAAGAACATCGTCCACGTCGGCGACCACGGCGCGGGGCAGATGACCAAGGCCGCCAACCAGATCGTCGTCGCCCTGACGATCCAGGCGGTGGCCGAGGCCCTCACGCTGGCCGCCAAGGCCGGAGTGGACCCGGCCAAGGTCCGGGCGGCCCTGCTGGGCGGCTTCGCCCAGAGCCGCATCCTGGAACTGCACGGGCAGCGCATGCTCGACCGGAACTTCCAGCCCGGCTTCCGCATCCGGCTGCACCAGAAGGATCTCAACATCGCCCTTTCCACCGGGAAGGCGCTGGGCGTGCCGTTGCCCGCAACGGCGATCGTGCAGGAGGCCTTCACCGCCCTGCGGGGGATGGACCGCGGCGAGCTGGATCACTCCGCCCTGGTCACCCTGATCGAGGACCTGGCGCGCGTGCAGGTGAAGCCCCAGGAGGGTCCGGCGCCGCAGCGCTGA